The following proteins are encoded in a genomic region of Gadus macrocephalus chromosome 19, ASM3116895v1:
- the LOC132448073 gene encoding protein FAM180A produces the protein MEWRFMAVVVLLSAQQSASQRTALYPSAYRIRRGTYSLVNPTFQSSMTEVNLLFEALLAGLQIAGGPGRSLLIPDEELASLRSLQRLEAVCEGVLPKRLSEVRRLTAALARRRTPLSGQDFERTVLTMVYALQVLADVSAPHQREVWADALLQLFRAVHQDLT, from the exons ATGGAGTGGAGGTTCATGGCTGTCGTTGTCCTGCTCTCTGCCCAGCAGTCAGCCTCCCAGAGGACAG CTCTGTATCCGTCCGCCTACAGGATAAGGCGCGGAACATATTCGCTGGTGAACCCCACCTTCCAGAGCTCGATGACGGAGGTGAACCTACTCTTTGAG GCGCTGCTGGCCGGCCTGCAGATCGCGGGCGGGCCCGGGCGCTCCCTCCTCATCCCGGACGAGGAGCTGGCCTCGCTGAGGAGCCTCCAGAGGCTGGAGGCGGTCTGCGAGGGCGTTCTGCCCAAGAGGCTGTCGGAGGTCCGGCGTCTGACGGCGGCGCTGGCCCGGCGGCGCACCCCCCTCAGCGGGCAGGACTTTGAGCGGACGGTGCTGACCATGGTGTACGCCCTCCAGGTGCTGGCTGACGTCAGCGCGCCGCACCAGAGGGAGGTCTGGGCCGACGCCCTGCTGCAGCTCTTCAGGGCCGTCCACCAGGACCTCACGTGA